The genomic window AGGACATCTAAAATGTCCCTTTTATATCAAATAATTAAAGTAATATTTTTACCAATGGTGCTAAGGCTAATGTTAAAATACCTGCTATAACGATAGATAAAGCACTCATAGCTCCTTCTATCTCACCCATTTGAATTGCTCTACTTGTTCCAACAGCGTGACTTGATATTCCAAGTCCAAGACCTTTTGCCACTGGATGTTTTATTCTAAATAGAGAGTAAATAAATGGTGCAGTAACGTTACCAGTTATCCCTGTTATTATAATAGCAAACACTGTAATTGATGGGATACCTCCAAGCATTCTTGATACCTCTATCCCAATAGGTGTTGTAATAGATTTAGGCATAAAAGATAGAAGTAAATCATGATCTATACCTAAAAATTTACCAATTGCTACTACTGAAAGAATTGCAGTAACAGCTCCAACTATACCTCCACCAATTATTGGTACAAAGTATTTTTTCAACATATCTATTTTTTGAAATAGTGGCACAGCTAAAACAACAGTAGCTGGTGCTAGAAAAAACACTACAAAATTTGCTCCAAGCATGTAGTTTTTTACAGGTACAGTAAAGAAGTGTAAAAATCCCATAACAATTATTGTTGCTATAAGAAGAGGATTAAAAACTGCCATTTTAGTCTTTTTAAATATATACATCCCAATTTCAAAAGCAACTAAACTTATAATAACACCAAATAGAGGTGTTTCAGTTATCTTAATAATAATTTCTCTCATTATTTATCCACCCTCTTTATTAAAAATTCAACTGTTTTAGCTGTAACAACCATAGTAAGAAGTGTTGAAAATATAACTAAAAATACAATTTTAAGTGTTCCATTTTTAAGTAAATACATTGTATCTAATAGTTCAACTGATGGTGGCAAAAAGAAAATTGTCATATTAAGAAGCAAAAAATTAGCTGCTCTTTCTATTGAAGATACTTTTAATACCTTTGTATATAATAATATAAACAGTAACAACATCCCTAATATTGTTCCTGGTATTGGCAATTTAAAAACTTGTGCGATGATAACCCCTATGTAGTTGATAACGAATATTAGTAAAAATTCTCTTAACATTATTTTCTCCTCTTTAAACAACAAATGAGATAGCCTAGCTATCTCATTCATTGGTAAAATTTAGCTATTAATTAGTCTCTTGGTTTCATTTGTGGGAAGTATAATACGTCTCTTATAGATTCAGAATTTGTAAGAAGCATTATAAGTCTATCTATTCCGATTCCCATTCCTCCTGTAGGTGGTAATCCATATTCTAGAGCTTCTACGAAGTCGTCATCAATAACTGGTGTAGCTTCGTCGTTTCCTCTTTCAGCTTCCTCAACTTGATCTTCAAATCTTCCTCTTTGGTCTGCTGGGTCTTGTAACTCAGAGAAAGCATTTGCATATTCTCTTGCATCTATGAATAATTCAAATCTATCTGTGAATCTTGAATCTTCTTCATTTCTCTTAGATAGAGGTGAAATTTCAACTGGGTGTCCAAATACAAATGTAGGTTGAACAATTGTTTCTTCACATTTTTCTTCGAAGAATTGGTTTATAATATGTCCAACTGTATTCATATGTTCTGGAACTTCAACATGATGCTTATCAGCAAGTGCTTTAGCTTGTTCAAATGTGATATTTTTATCCCAGAAGTCAACTCCAGTTACTTCTTTTATTAAATCTACCATATGAACTCTTCTGAAGTTTTCTAATACTAATTCTTTGCCATTATATGTAATTGTTGATAAACCAGTTATTTCTTTTGCTAAAGTACTGATTATTTCTTCAGCAAGGTCCATCATATCTCTGTAGTCAGCATAAGCTTGATATAGCTCAACCATTGTAAATTCAGGGTTATGTCTAGTACTCATACCTTCATTTCTGAAGTTTCTTCCTAATTCATAAACTCTTTCCATTCCTCCAACTATAAGTCTTTTTAAGTATAGTTCTGGAGCTATTCTTAGATATAAATCAATATCTAATGTGTTGTGGTGAGTAATGAATGGTTTTGCAGCTGCTCCACCAAGGATTGGGTGCATAAGTGGAGTTTCAACTTCTAAGAATCCTTTACTATCAAGAATTCTTCTGATTCCGCTTATTATTTTTGTTCTTTTTATGAATGTATCTCTTACTTCACTATTCATAATTAAATCAAGATATCTTTTTCTATATCTTGTTTCAGTATCAGTTAATCCATGGAATTTTTCAGGTAATGGTCTGATATTTTTAGAAAGAAGTGTTACTACCATAGCTCTTAGTGTAAGTTCTCCAGT from Fusobacterium sp. DD2 includes these protein-coding regions:
- a CDS encoding LrgB family protein gives rise to the protein MREIIIKITETPLFGVIISLVAFEIGMYIFKKTKMAVFNPLLIATIIVMGFLHFFTVPVKNYMLGANFVVFFLAPATVVLAVPLFQKIDMLKKYFVPIIGGGIVGAVTAILSVVAIGKFLGIDHDLLLSFMPKSITTPIGIEVSRMLGGIPSITVFAIIITGITGNVTAPFIYSLFRIKHPVAKGLGLGISSHAVGTSRAIQMGEIEGAMSALSIVIAGILTLALAPLVKILL
- a CDS encoding CidA/LrgA family protein codes for the protein MLREFLLIFVINYIGVIIAQVFKLPIPGTILGMLLLFILLYTKVLKVSSIERAANFLLLNMTIFFLPPSVELLDTMYLLKNGTLKIVFLVIFSTLLTMVVTAKTVEFLIKRVDK
- the lysS gene encoding lysine--tRNA ligase, whose product is MEKYFDRIADDSLVMEKWKKVDELKEMGVKPFGERFDKKDMIGEILKHNPEEEKTFKTAGRLMSLRGKGKTAFGHIEDITGKIQVYLRKDQLGEENYAIVKKLSVGDIIGVEGTLFVTSTGELTLRAMVVTLLSKNIRPLPEKFHGLTDTETRYRKRYLDLIMNSEVRDTFIKRTKIISGIRRILDSKGFLEVETPLMHPILGGAAAKPFITHHNTLDIDLYLRIAPELYLKRLIVGGMERVYELGRNFRNEGMSTRHNPEFTMVELYQAYADYRDMMDLAEEIISTLAKEITGLSTITYNGKELVLENFRRVHMVDLIKEVTGVDFWDKNITFEQAKALADKHHVEVPEHMNTVGHIINQFFEEKCEETIVQPTFVFGHPVEISPLSKRNEEDSRFTDRFELFIDAREYANAFSELQDPADQRGRFEDQVEEAERGNDEATPVIDDDFVEALEYGLPPTGGMGIGIDRLIMLLTNSESIRDVLYFPQMKPRD